The DNA sequence TATCGACGTACAAGACGCCCGACCATGCCGAGTCGTGGTGCGAGTGGACACGATGGAAGCCCCAGTCGTGGTAGACAACGCCCCACGCCTCAGCCAGCACGCCGCGGCCGGTAACCTCATGCTCGATACGCAGGGCCGACAGCATGCGCCCTTCGATCTCAACGATGGCGTCGCGGAGCACTTTCAGTGGCGGGTCGGAGAGGACGAGGAGGTCGGACTCAGTCTTCGAGGCGTTGAACGTGCCGATCTTCGTGCCGCGCTGACGCGCGTCTTCGCGCAGGACTAGCGCCCTGAGGTCCTCCAGGGTCTCCGGAGAGACCGCGTTGGGGTCTCGCACGATCGGCGTTCCCCACATTCCAAAGGTCCTCATGCTGGGGTTACCTCCCTACTCAGCCGTTCGTGAATCCTCACCAGGTCGTGAGTGAGGCGGTGACCCGCGCCGGTGAGATACGACGCGGCAGCCCCTCGAAGTAATTCGATGCATCCATCGGCGTATGTGCGCAGCGCGACCACGCGGTCGTGCCGCTCCTCGGCGCTCACCTCGAGTCGGCCCCACAGCAACTGCAGAGTCACCGCCACGTGGAGTGCGCCAAGGACCTCCGCCGCGTCGCGGTTCGCGGTTCCGGACGGCAGTCGTAGAACCCTTTCGCTGACGGCTTGGACTGCTGTCACCTCTTCCATGAAGTAGAGCCAGCAGTGGCACATCTCATGGGTAATCTGCTCCGCCAACTGCGCTGGCCGCCCGAATGCCTCAGGGCCGAGGAACACGTGCTGCGGCCATGCGAACGAACTCGCACTGATGGCCATGCTGTTCTCCAAGATCCGGAAGCGGATCGGAATCTGGAGTAGCGGAGCGAAGTGCGGCACAGAGCGCGCGATCAGCCCTAGAGTCTCCTCGACCTGCGCGTTCTGCGCTGATGTCGGGGCCCGGCTGGGAATGTCCTGGGTGAGGTGCTGTTGGCGTACCTTGGTGATGAGTCTGGGATCGAACAGTGCTGTTCCCTCGATTGCCAGGCCGTGCCGTCGGGCCTCAGCCCCGCGTACGACGCTGGTGGCGGCGAGGAGCCGTTCGGGTTGAAAGTCTGGATTAGCGAACGGCATGCCCCCGAAGAGCTCGACGGGGTCGATCATCGCGCCAACAACTCCTTCATCAGGTCGATTAGGTCGAGCTGCTTGGCTCGGTTGTAGAGCGGAGAGGCGAGTGGTGCGAGAAGCTGCGCGGCTCGATCGGCGCTGACATACGTCTCCAGGCGGTCTTGGAGCTGGTCGCGGGTGCGGTCCCCGAACCACCATCGGGCGGCGTCCTCGAGGAACGCGTCGATCGCCCCGGTCTCCGCTGGGAGGGCCCTGTCGCGCAGGCATTGCCGGACGTCGAAGAGCGCCTCGGCGAAGATCCGGAATGGTGGCTCGGGCTCGTATATCAGGGCGAGGTGGTCATCGGGTGCCTTGGTGTTGACGAGGTAGCCGTACGCCTGCCCGACGCCGCGTACCCCGGTGCCGGGTAGGTCGGTGGCTCGAATGGCGCCGAGCGATGAGACGCCGATGATCCGCCAGCCGAGTGAGGCAGCTTCGAGCAGTTCGCGGTGTCCGACTGCGTAGGATCGGTCGAAGGCGCCGTCGGCCAGGACCAGTGTCCCCGGCTGGTCGCTGTTGACGAGGGACGCCACATCGCCACGGACCGCCGGCAGCCGCATGTCGACGTCGTCGCGTGCCGCCCAGTCGGTCCAGAGCCGCCCGGCCGACGGGCCGGCGAACACAACCAGGGTCATCAGGCGCCCTCCGCCCGGCTGGCGCCAAGATTCCAGCGGTCGCGAAGTGCTGCCACGAGCCGCCGGCCGACGAGAGGATGGTGGGCTGAGAAGTCCTCGGAGCCCGGCACCACCGACCGTACGACGTGGAAGGGGCCGTGGTCGCCGCCGAATCGGTGGTATGCGGCTGGTAGGCCCAGGTCGGAGAGCCCGTCGACTACGCCCTCGAGATCGTTCGGGGCGGTGCCGACGCTCGGGAGGTCCGCGATTTGGACGGTAGGGCCTTCGGCGAACGGATCTTGCGCTGCGCCGGGGTGATGGCCGTGGAAGGCGAAACCAGCCTCCGGTGAAGTTTCTGGCAGGTCGTCGCGAGTGCCGTGAATCCAGGTGGCACGTGACTGCACCGCCTCGAGCAGCGCTGCAGTCACGGCATGTGCGGGGTCGGGATGGAGTCCGTAGCCCCCGTTGCGGAACTTCGCCTCGGGCCGTTCGCCGTCGGTCAGTTGTGCCGCTGCGAACCAGAATCGGCCGAGGACAGCGACGCGCACGACTGGCACAACCGATGCGCTGCGGATACGTCCCTCCAAGTCGCGCACAATCATCCAGGCGTCGGAAGGCGAAGTGGCCCGTTGCCCAGCTTCCGTCTCGAGGCGCATGGTGTCGAGCGCACCGATGCGCACCAACGAAGCGGCGTGACGTTCGATTACTTCCAGTAGGCCATGTACGACCGCGTCCTCGAGGCGGGTGCCGCACGCCAGTCCGCGAGTGGATGAGGCCGGCACCAGCGGCCGCAGTCCCGACGGCGGAGGGAAGTGGACCGCCTCGACCGGCGCCAGGCCGGATTGGCCGTTGGGCAGGTACGTCACCGTGATCCAATGACAGGCGGTATCCAAGCGAAGCTGATTGCCGGCGAACAGTGGGGTGCGGACGTAATCGATCACA is a window from the Polymorphospora rubra genome containing:
- a CDS encoding TIGR02466 family protein, giving the protein MRTFGMWGTPIVRDPNAVSPETLEDLRALVLREDARQRGTKIGTFNASKTESDLLVLSDPPLKVLRDAIVEIEGRMLSALRIEHEVTGRGVLAEAWGVVYHDWGFHRVHSHHDSAWSGVLYVDMGDSRDEDGQIEFLDPRPSACARHPGQPAVTTIKPATGEMILFPSWLEHWVTPHQGTRPRIVIAFNLGYGVAA
- a CDS encoding aKG-HExxH-type peptide beta-hydroxylase encodes the protein MIDPVELFGGMPFANPDFQPERLLAATSVVRGAEARRHGLAIEGTALFDPRLITKVRQQHLTQDIPSRAPTSAQNAQVEETLGLIARSVPHFAPLLQIPIRFRILENSMAISASSFAWPQHVFLGPEAFGRPAQLAEQITHEMCHCWLYFMEEVTAVQAVSERVLRLPSGTANRDAAEVLGALHVAVTLQLLWGRLEVSAEERHDRVVALRTYADGCIELLRGAAASYLTGAGHRLTHDLVRIHERLSREVTPA
- a CDS encoding TfuA-like protein; translated protein: MTLVVFAGPSAGRLWTDWAARDDVDMRLPAVRGDVASLVNSDQPGTLVLADGAFDRSYAVGHRELLEAASLGWRIIGVSSLGAIRATDLPGTGVRGVGQAYGYLVNTKAPDDHLALIYEPEPPFRIFAEALFDVRQCLRDRALPAETGAIDAFLEDAARWWFGDRTRDQLQDRLETYVSADRAAQLLAPLASPLYNRAKQLDLIDLMKELLAR
- a CDS encoding YcaO-like family protein; the protein is MTLRVAEAHKGGAIDAIVAQARSVTDRIGVTRAVPITAFDRIGVPVWTTVRPSSRHLIVNGGKGLDDSAAEISARLECLEQAVAERTPADTVLLTLAEAMEIDPHVIDYVRTPLFAGNQLRLDTACHWITVTYLPNGQSGLAPVEAVHFPPPSGLRPLVPASSTRGLACGTRLEDAVVHGLLEVIERHAASLVRIGALDTMRLETEAGQRATSPSDAWMIVRDLEGRIRSASVVPVVRVAVLGRFWFAAAQLTDGERPEAKFRNGGYGLHPDPAHAVTAALLEAVQSRATWIHGTRDDLPETSPEAGFAFHGHHPGAAQDPFAEGPTVQIADLPSVGTAPNDLEGVVDGLSDLGLPAAYHRFGGDHGPFHVVRSVVPGSEDFSAHHPLVGRRLVAALRDRWNLGASRAEGA